In a genomic window of Streptomyces katrae:
- the efp gene encoding elongation factor P yields the protein MASTNDLKNGMVLKLDGDQLWSVVEFQHVKPGKGPAFVRTKLKNVLSGKVVDKTFNAGVKVETATIDRRDMQFSYMDGDYFVFMDMQTYDQLMVDRKAVGDAANFLIEGFTASVAQHEGEVLYVELPAAVELTISHTDPGVQGDRSTGGTKPATLETGHEIQVPLFVTTGEKIKVDTRTSDYLGRVNS from the coding sequence GTGGCTTCCACGAACGACCTCAAGAACGGCATGGTGCTCAAGCTCGACGGTGACCAGCTCTGGTCCGTCGTCGAGTTCCAGCACGTCAAGCCCGGCAAGGGCCCGGCCTTCGTGCGCACCAAGCTCAAGAACGTGCTCTCGGGCAAGGTCGTCGACAAGACCTTCAACGCCGGTGTGAAGGTCGAGACGGCCACCATCGACCGCCGCGACATGCAGTTCTCGTACATGGACGGCGACTACTTCGTCTTCATGGACATGCAGACCTACGACCAGCTGATGGTCGACCGCAAGGCCGTCGGCGACGCCGCCAACTTCCTCATCGAGGGCTTCACCGCCTCGGTCGCGCAGCACGAGGGCGAGGTGCTCTACGTCGAGCTCCCGGCCGCCGTCGAGCTGACCATCTCCCACACCGACCCGGGCGTCCAGGGCGACCGCTCCACCGGCGGCACCAAGCCCGCCACGCTGGAGACCGGCCACGAGATCCAGGTCCCGCTCTTCGTCACCACCGGCGAGAAGATCAAGGTCGACACCCGCACCTCCGACTACCTCGGCCGGGTGAACAGCTAA
- a CDS encoding aminopeptidase P family protein yields MSDVYAARRGLLRERCAAAGNSAALITRPANVRYLTGASPLGAVLLVGPAADELFCASAPTGEAEEGRLDEGLTLSLLGGPGADPAVAAADRAAAARADTLAVEEHHLTVARHRAVSSVAPRLRLADLGTAVEQQRLVKDEEEIACLRIAAEIADQALGELLESILVGRTERHLALELERRLVDHGADGPAFPTSVGTGPHSGRSRHRPSDRRVEEGDFLSVCLGANYRGYRCEIGRTFVIGTTPADWQIELYDLVFAAQRAGREALLPGAAYREVDHAARSVLDSAGYGEELAGCMGHGVGLENDEDPQLAPTAMGKLDACVPVTVEPGVHLPGRGGVRIDDTLVVRPEADGGPELLTITTKELLAL; encoded by the coding sequence ATGTCAGACGTGTACGCGGCCCGCAGGGGCCTGCTCCGCGAGCGCTGCGCCGCCGCGGGCAACTCCGCTGCCCTGATCACGCGTCCGGCGAACGTCCGCTACCTCACCGGGGCGTCCCCGCTGGGCGCCGTCCTGCTGGTCGGGCCCGCCGCCGACGAGCTCTTCTGCGCGTCCGCCCCCACCGGCGAGGCCGAGGAAGGACGCCTGGACGAGGGGCTGACGCTCAGCCTGCTGGGCGGCCCCGGGGCCGATCCGGCGGTGGCCGCGGCCGACCGCGCCGCCGCCGCGCGGGCGGACACCCTCGCCGTCGAGGAGCACCACCTCACCGTCGCCCGGCACCGCGCCGTCAGCTCCGTCGCGCCCCGGCTGCGGCTCGCCGACCTGGGCACCGCCGTGGAACAGCAGCGGCTGGTCAAGGACGAGGAGGAGATCGCCTGCCTGCGCATCGCCGCCGAGATCGCCGACCAGGCCCTCGGGGAGCTGCTGGAGTCGATCCTGGTCGGGCGCACCGAACGCCACCTGGCCCTGGAGCTGGAACGCAGGCTGGTCGACCACGGGGCGGACGGTCCCGCCTTCCCGACCTCCGTCGGCACCGGCCCGCACTCCGGCCGCTCCCGCCACCGGCCCTCGGACCGGCGGGTGGAGGAGGGCGACTTCCTGTCCGTCTGCCTCGGCGCGAACTACCGGGGCTACCGCTGCGAGATCGGCCGCACCTTCGTGATCGGCACCACTCCGGCCGACTGGCAGATCGAGCTGTACGACCTGGTCTTCGCCGCCCAGCGGGCCGGCCGGGAGGCGCTGCTGCCCGGCGCCGCCTACCGCGAAGTCGACCATGCCGCCCGGTCCGTGCTGGACTCGGCGGGCTACGGCGAGGAACTGGCGGGGTGCATGGGACACGGGGTCGGCCTCGAAAACGACGAGGACCCGCAGCTTGCACCTACGGCAATGGGTAAACTGGACGCTTGCGTGCCGGTCACCGTCGAACCGGGGGTTCACCTCCCCGGCCGGGGAGGTGTCCGGATCGATGACACGCTCGTCGTGCGCCCCGAGGCGGACGGCGGTCCCGAGCTACTCACCATTACGACCAAGGAGCTGCTCGCACTGTAG
- a CDS encoding AAA family ATPase, which yields MQHGVGGWGPPGQHPAPPPPPPIPPAQGWPAPPVPEATGHIPLPPAAAAPAAPPAAGTGGATLAVLLIGPAGAGKTTVARHWAATRPVPTAHISLDDVREWVRSGFADPQAGWNDHSEAQYRLARRTCGFAARNFLANGISCILDDAVFPDRPVVGLGGWKRHVGPALLPVVLLPGLEIVLDRNAARSGNRRLSDEEVARIHGRMAGWYGSGLPIIDNSHLDVEATARALDEALARALASPPRW from the coding sequence ATGCAGCACGGAGTGGGGGGCTGGGGCCCGCCGGGACAGCACCCGGCGCCGCCCCCGCCCCCGCCGATACCCCCCGCGCAGGGCTGGCCGGCGCCCCCGGTGCCCGAGGCGACCGGGCACATCCCGCTGCCCCCCGCCGCGGCCGCGCCGGCCGCTCCCCCCGCCGCGGGGACGGGCGGTGCCACGCTCGCCGTGCTGCTCATCGGCCCGGCGGGCGCCGGCAAGACCACCGTGGCCCGGCACTGGGCGGCGACCCGCCCGGTGCCCACCGCGCACATCAGCCTGGACGACGTCCGCGAATGGGTCCGCTCGGGCTTCGCGGACCCGCAGGCCGGCTGGAACGACCACTCCGAGGCCCAGTACCGCCTCGCCCGCCGCACCTGCGGCTTCGCCGCCCGCAACTTCCTGGCCAACGGCATCTCCTGCATCCTGGACGACGCCGTCTTCCCGGACCGGCCCGTGGTCGGCCTCGGCGGCTGGAAGCGCCACGTGGGGCCCGCCCTGCTGCCCGTCGTCCTGCTCCCGGGCCTGGAGATCGTCCTCGACCGCAACGCCGCCCGCTCCGGCAACCGGCGGCTGTCCGACGAGGAGGTCGCCCGCATCCACGGCCGGATGGCCGGCTGGTACGGCTCCGGGCTGCCGATCATCGACAACTCCCACCTCGACGTGGAAGCCACCGCGCGGGCCCTGGACGAGGCCCTGGCGCGGGCCCTGGCGAGCCCTCCGCGCTGGTAG
- the aroQ gene encoding type II 3-dehydroquinate dehydratase, whose product MSRPVLVLNGPNLGRLGSREPDVYGATSYAGLVESCRTLGAELGFDVEVRETNDEGELVRWLHEAADGKIPVVINPGAFTHYSYAMRDAAAQRTAPLIEVHISNPYAREEFRHTSVIAAVATGTVAGFGLGSYRLALRALAEEVTG is encoded by the coding sequence GTGAGCCGCCCCGTCCTGGTGCTGAACGGCCCGAACCTGGGCCGGCTCGGCTCCCGCGAGCCCGACGTGTACGGGGCCACCTCGTACGCCGGCCTGGTCGAGAGCTGCCGCACCCTGGGCGCCGAACTCGGCTTCGACGTCGAGGTCCGCGAGACCAACGACGAGGGCGAGCTCGTGCGCTGGCTGCACGAGGCGGCGGACGGCAAGATCCCGGTCGTGATCAACCCGGGCGCCTTCACGCACTACTCGTACGCCATGCGGGACGCGGCCGCGCAGCGCACCGCCCCGCTGATCGAGGTGCACATCTCCAACCCGTACGCCCGGGAGGAGTTCCGGCACACCTCGGTCATCGCGGCCGTGGCGACCGGCACCGTCGCGGGCTTCGGCCTGGGCTCCTACCGGCTGGCGCTGCGCGCGCTGGCCGAAGAGGTCACGGGCTGA
- the aroB gene encoding 3-dehydroquinate synthase codes for MTDQVTRIQVGASAGHDAYDVLVGRQLLGELGGLIGTRAQRVAVIHPEALAETGEALRADLAEQGYEAIAIQVPNAEEAKTVEVAAYCWKALGQSNFTRTDVIVGVGGGATTDLAGFVAATWLRGVRWIAVPTTVLAMVDAAVGGKTGINTAEGKNLVGAFHPPAGVLCDLAALESLPVNDYVSGLAEIIKAGFISDPVILDLIEEDPAAARTPAGPHTAELIVRSIQVKADVVSSDLKESGLREILNYGHTLAHAIEKNERYKWRHGAAVSVGMVFAAELGRLAGRLDDATADRHKSVLASVGLPLTYRGDQWTKLLQTMQVDKKSRGNLLRFIVLDGLGKPTVLEGPDPAHLIAAYGEVSA; via the coding sequence ATGACAGACCAGGTGACGCGGATCCAGGTCGGCGCCAGCGCAGGACACGACGCGTACGACGTGCTGGTCGGCCGGCAGCTGCTCGGCGAGCTCGGCGGCCTGATCGGCACCAGGGCCCAGCGGGTGGCCGTGATCCACCCCGAGGCCCTTGCCGAGACCGGCGAGGCGCTGCGCGCGGACCTGGCCGAACAGGGCTACGAGGCCATCGCCATCCAGGTGCCCAACGCCGAGGAGGCCAAGACCGTCGAGGTGGCGGCCTACTGCTGGAAGGCGCTGGGCCAGTCGAACTTCACCCGCACCGACGTGATCGTCGGCGTGGGCGGCGGCGCCACCACCGACCTGGCGGGCTTCGTCGCGGCCACGTGGCTGCGCGGCGTGCGCTGGATCGCCGTCCCGACCACCGTCCTGGCGATGGTCGACGCGGCCGTCGGCGGCAAGACCGGCATCAACACCGCCGAGGGCAAGAACCTCGTCGGCGCCTTCCACCCGCCGGCCGGTGTGCTGTGCGACCTCGCCGCGCTGGAGTCGCTGCCCGTCAACGACTACGTCAGCGGCCTCGCCGAGATCATCAAGGCCGGCTTCATCTCCGACCCGGTGATCCTCGACCTGATCGAGGAGGACCCGGCGGCGGCCCGCACGCCCGCCGGCCCGCACACGGCCGAGCTGATCGTCCGCTCCATCCAGGTCAAGGCCGACGTGGTCTCCAGCGACCTCAAGGAGTCGGGCCTGCGGGAGATCCTCAACTACGGCCACACCCTCGCGCACGCCATCGAGAAGAACGAGCGCTACAAGTGGCGCCACGGCGCGGCCGTCTCCGTCGGCATGGTCTTCGCCGCCGAACTCGGCCGCCTCGCCGGACGCCTGGACGACGCCACGGCCGACCGCCACAAGTCCGTCCTCGCCTCCGTCGGCCTGCCGCTGACCTACCGCGGCGACCAGTGGACCAAGCTGCTCCAGACCATGCAGGTCGACAAGAAGTCCCGCGGCAACCTGCTGCGCTTCATCGTCCTCGACGGACTGGGCAAGCCGACCGTCCTGGAGGGCCCCGACCCGGCCCACCTGATCGCCGCGTACGGCGAGGTGTCGGCGTGA
- a CDS encoding shikimate kinase yields MTGGPLVVLVGPMGSGKSTVGALLAERLGVPYRDTDADIVAAQGREISDIFVDEGEPYFRELEREAVAAALAGHTGVLALGGGAVLDAGTRALLAGLPVAYLSMDVEEAVRRVGLGAARPLLAVNPRRQWRELMEARRPLYTEVARVVVATDERTPEEVAQAVLDALELKDV; encoded by the coding sequence GTGACGGGCGGACCGCTCGTCGTCCTCGTCGGCCCCATGGGGTCCGGCAAGTCCACGGTGGGGGCGCTGCTCGCCGAGCGGCTCGGCGTCCCCTACCGGGACACGGACGCGGACATCGTCGCCGCCCAGGGCCGCGAGATCTCCGACATCTTCGTCGACGAGGGCGAGCCGTACTTCCGTGAGCTGGAGCGGGAGGCGGTCGCCGCCGCCCTCGCCGGGCACACGGGCGTCCTCGCCCTCGGCGGCGGCGCCGTCCTCGACGCGGGCACCCGCGCCCTGCTGGCCGGCCTGCCCGTCGCCTACCTGTCGATGGACGTCGAGGAGGCCGTGCGCCGCGTCGGCCTCGGCGCGGCCCGCCCCCTGCTGGCCGTCAACCCGCGCCGGCAGTGGCGCGAGCTGATGGAGGCCCGGCGCCCCCTGTACACCGAAGTCGCGCGCGTCGTGGTGGCCACGGACGAACGCACCCCCGAAGAGGTCGCCCAGGCGGTCCTCGACGCTCTGGAGTTGAAGGACGTATGA
- the aroC gene encoding chorismate synthase, whose translation MSRLRWLTAGESHGPALVATLEGLPAGVPVTTELVADHLARRRLGYGRGARMKFEQDEITFLGGVRHGLSQGSPVAIMVGNTEWPKWETVMSADPVDPALLKDTGRNAPLTRPRPGHADLAGMQKYGFDEARPILERASARETAARVALGAVARSFVKEVAGIEIVSHVVELASAKAPYGVYPTPADVEKLDADPVRCLDADASKAMVAEIDQAHKDGDTLGGVVEVLAYGVPVGLGSHVHWDRRLDARLAAALMGIQAIKGVEVGDGFELARVPGSKAHDEIVSTPEGIRRTSGRSGGTEGGLTTGELLRVRAAMKPIATVPRALATVDVATGEAAVAHHQRSDVCAVPAAGIVAEAMVALVLADAVVEKFGGDSVAETRRNVQSYLDNLQIR comes from the coding sequence TTGAGCAGGTTGCGTTGGCTGACCGCAGGAGAGTCGCACGGACCGGCCCTGGTCGCGACGCTGGAGGGCCTTCCCGCCGGCGTCCCGGTCACCACCGAGCTGGTGGCCGACCACCTGGCCCGCCGCCGGCTCGGCTATGGACGCGGTGCCCGGATGAAGTTCGAGCAGGACGAGATCACCTTCCTCGGCGGCGTCCGCCACGGCCTGTCCCAGGGCTCCCCGGTCGCCATCATGGTCGGCAACACCGAGTGGCCCAAGTGGGAGACGGTCATGTCGGCCGACCCCGTCGACCCCGCGCTGCTCAAGGACACCGGCCGCAACGCGCCGCTGACCCGCCCGCGCCCCGGCCACGCCGACCTCGCCGGCATGCAGAAGTACGGCTTCGACGAGGCCCGTCCGATCCTGGAGCGCGCCAGCGCCCGTGAGACCGCCGCCCGCGTCGCCCTCGGCGCCGTCGCCCGCTCCTTCGTCAAGGAGGTCGCGGGCATCGAGATCGTCTCGCACGTGGTCGAACTGGCCTCCGCCAAGGCCCCCTACGGCGTCTACCCGACCCCCGCCGACGTCGAGAAGCTGGATGCCGACCCGGTGCGCTGCCTCGACGCCGACGCGTCGAAGGCGATGGTCGCGGAGATCGACCAGGCCCACAAGGACGGCGACACCCTCGGCGGCGTCGTCGAGGTCCTCGCCTACGGCGTGCCCGTCGGCCTCGGCTCCCACGTCCACTGGGACCGCCGCCTCGACGCCCGCCTCGCCGCCGCGCTCATGGGCATCCAGGCCATCAAGGGCGTCGAGGTCGGCGACGGCTTCGAACTGGCCCGCGTGCCCGGCTCGAAGGCGCACGACGAGATCGTCTCCACCCCCGAGGGCATCAGGCGCACCTCCGGCCGCTCCGGCGGCACCGAGGGCGGCCTGACCACCGGTGAACTGCTGCGCGTGCGCGCCGCGATGAAGCCGATCGCGACCGTGCCGCGCGCCCTCGCCACCGTCGACGTGGCCACCGGCGAGGCGGCCGTGGCCCACCACCAGCGCTCCGACGTCTGCGCCGTGCCCGCCGCGGGCATCGTCGCCGAGGCCATGGTCGCGCTCGTCCTGGCCGACGCGGTCGTGGAGAAGTTCGGCGGCGACTCGGTCGCCGAGACCCGCCGCAACGTGCAGTCGTACCTCGACAACCTGCAGATCCGGTGA
- a CDS encoding shikimate dehydrogenase produces MSRTRAAVLGSPIEHSLSPVLHRAAYRELGLDDWSYDRFEIGEAALPGFVSGLGPEWAGFSLTMPLKRAVIPLLDEISDTAASVEAVNTLVLTEDGRRVGDNTDIPGIVAALRERGVEKVPAAAVLGAGATASSALAALARICTGEITAYVRSGARADEMRRWGERLGVEVRTEDWSRAAQALTAPLVIATTPAGATDELAAAVPAAPGALFDVLYDPWPTALAAAWTGRGGTLLGGLDLLVHQAVLQVELMTGRTPGPLAAMRAAGERALAAR; encoded by the coding sequence ATGTCACGGACACGGGCCGCGGTGCTGGGTTCTCCCATCGAGCACTCCCTCTCACCGGTACTGCACCGGGCGGCCTACCGGGAGCTCGGCCTCGACGACTGGTCCTACGACCGGTTCGAGATCGGCGAGGCCGCGCTCCCCGGGTTCGTGTCCGGCCTCGGCCCCGAGTGGGCCGGGTTCTCCCTGACGATGCCGCTCAAGCGGGCGGTCATCCCGCTGCTGGACGAGATCAGCGACACCGCCGCCTCGGTGGAGGCGGTCAACACCCTCGTCCTCACCGAGGACGGCCGCCGCGTCGGCGACAACACCGACATCCCCGGCATAGTCGCGGCCCTGCGGGAACGCGGGGTCGAGAAGGTCCCCGCCGCGGCCGTCCTCGGCGCGGGCGCCACCGCCTCCTCGGCGCTGGCCGCCCTCGCGCGGATCTGCACCGGCGAGATCACCGCGTACGTCCGTTCCGGCGCCCGGGCCGACGAGATGCGCCGCTGGGGCGAGCGGCTCGGCGTGGAGGTCCGTACCGAGGACTGGTCGAGGGCCGCCCAGGCCCTGACGGCCCCGCTGGTGATCGCCACCACCCCGGCGGGCGCCACCGACGAACTGGCCGCCGCCGTACCCGCGGCCCCGGGCGCCCTCTTCGACGTCCTCTACGACCCGTGGCCCACCGCCCTCGCCGCCGCCTGGACCGGCCGCGGCGGCACCCTGCTCGGGGGCCTGGACCTGCTCGTCCACCAGGCCGTGCTCCAGGTGGAGCTGATGACCGGCCGCACCCCCGGCCCCCTGGCGGCCATGCGTGCGGCGGGAGAGCGGGCGCTCGCGGCCCGTTAG
- the mltG gene encoding endolytic transglycosylase MltG: MTDYGRGHGSEPWNPQDPLYGDQGWTAHQTQQGQVPYGGDPQQYQHPLEPQHQDLQYQQAQYQQEYTPQYPQQPQYAEQQAYAVQHAHAQQQALYEGQGHGQGPGWDGGHEQQYMAAVQTDPYAGADPYAQQSAGAYPGEAPDLYATPDAFPPPTPPGRRHLEPDPAEAEEESEESLLPVGGGADDDGDEPVSGGRRAARGKGGKGGKAGKKKQKKRSGAACLVAAVVIVGIVGGGGYYGYGYLKDRFGATEDFAGEGTDEIVDVEIPKNAGLGQMGRILKEAGVVASAQSFVDAAGANPKGKSIQPGVYPMKKKMSGAAAVALMIDPSKLAVITIPEGMRNSDVYKAIDKKLGKPEGTTREIASREAKNLGLPAWAAANPKIQDPLEGFLYPMRYDLKKDSTPESLLKQMVKNASDKYAELGIEAKAKELNLENPLQVITVASLVNAEGKNHDDFRKMAEVVYNRLKKTNDVTNQKLQFDSTYNYVKNQSEINFNLKEAQAFDNPYNTHFVKGLPPGPIDNPGLDALTATLNPDHGGWMFFVSVDGNKTTFTKTYDEHLKLVAEFQERQAQKKNGG, from the coding sequence ATGACTGACTATGGCCGGGGCCACGGCTCCGAACCGTGGAACCCCCAGGACCCCCTCTACGGGGACCAGGGGTGGACCGCGCACCAGACGCAGCAGGGGCAGGTTCCCTACGGCGGTGACCCGCAGCAGTACCAGCACCCCCTGGAGCCGCAGCACCAGGACCTGCAGTACCAGCAGGCCCAGTACCAGCAGGAGTACACCCCGCAGTACCCGCAGCAGCCGCAGTACGCCGAGCAGCAGGCGTACGCGGTCCAGCACGCCCACGCCCAGCAGCAGGCGCTGTACGAGGGCCAGGGCCACGGGCAGGGCCCGGGCTGGGACGGCGGCCACGAACAGCAGTACATGGCCGCCGTCCAGACCGACCCCTACGCGGGCGCCGACCCGTACGCCCAGCAGTCCGCCGGGGCCTACCCCGGCGAGGCCCCCGACCTGTACGCGACCCCGGACGCCTTCCCGCCCCCGACGCCCCCCGGCCGGCGCCACCTGGAGCCGGATCCGGCCGAGGCGGAGGAGGAGTCGGAGGAGTCCCTGCTGCCCGTGGGCGGCGGCGCGGACGACGACGGCGACGAGCCGGTGTCCGGCGGCCGCCGGGCGGCCCGCGGCAAGGGCGGCAAGGGCGGCAAGGCGGGCAAGAAGAAGCAGAAGAAGCGCAGCGGCGCGGCCTGCCTGGTCGCCGCCGTGGTGATCGTGGGCATCGTCGGCGGTGGCGGCTACTACGGCTACGGCTACCTGAAGGACCGGTTCGGCGCGACCGAGGACTTCGCCGGCGAGGGCACCGACGAGATCGTCGACGTCGAGATCCCCAAGAACGCGGGCCTCGGCCAGATGGGCCGCATCCTCAAGGAAGCCGGCGTGGTCGCCAGCGCCCAGTCCTTCGTCGACGCGGCCGGCGCCAACCCCAAGGGCAAGTCGATCCAGCCCGGTGTCTACCCGATGAAGAAGAAGATGTCGGGTGCGGCCGCGGTCGCACTGATGATCGACCCCAGCAAGCTGGCCGTCATCACCATCCCCGAGGGCATGCGCAACTCCGACGTCTACAAGGCGATCGACAAGAAGCTCGGCAAACCCGAGGGCACCACCCGCGAGATCGCCTCGCGCGAGGCGAAGAACCTCGGCCTGCCGGCCTGGGCCGCGGCGAACCCCAAGATCCAGGACCCGCTCGAGGGCTTCCTGTACCCGATGCGGTACGACCTCAAGAAGGACAGCACCCCCGAGTCCCTGCTCAAGCAGATGGTCAAGAACGCCTCCGACAAGTACGCGGAGCTGGGCATCGAGGCCAAGGCCAAGGAACTCAACCTGGAGAACCCGCTCCAGGTGATCACCGTCGCGAGCCTCGTCAACGCCGAGGGCAAGAACCACGACGACTTCCGCAAGATGGCCGAGGTGGTCTACAACCGCCTCAAGAAGACCAACGACGTCACGAACCAGAAGCTCCAGTTCGACTCGACGTACAACTACGTCAAGAACCAGAGCGAGATCAACTTCAACCTGAAGGAAGCCCAGGCCTTCGACAACCCGTACAACACCCACTTCGTCAAGGGCCTCCCGCCCGGCCCGATCGACAACCCCGGCCTGGACGCGCTGACCGCTACGCTCAACCCCGATCACGGCGGCTGGATGTTCTTCGTGTCGGTCGACGGCAACAAGACGACCTTCACGAAGACCTACGACGAGCACCTGAAGCTCGTCGCGGAGTTCCAGGAGCGTCAGGCGCAGAAGAAGAACGGCGGGTAG
- the ruvX gene encoding Holliday junction resolvase RuvX has protein sequence MSLRRGRRLAIDVGDARIGVASCDPDGVLATPVETVPGRDVPAAHRRLRQLVEEYEPLEVVVGLPRSLSGREGPAAAKVRAFANELAKGIKPVTVRLVDERMTTVTAAQGLRASGRNAKKGRSVIDQAAAVVILQNALETERVSGNPPGECVEVVV, from the coding sequence ATGAGCCTGCGCCGCGGCCGCCGGCTGGCCATCGACGTCGGAGACGCCCGGATCGGGGTCGCCTCGTGCGACCCCGACGGGGTGCTGGCCACACCGGTCGAGACCGTCCCCGGCCGGGACGTCCCGGCCGCCCACCGGCGGCTGCGGCAGCTCGTCGAGGAGTACGAACCCCTCGAAGTCGTCGTCGGCCTCCCCCGCTCGCTCAGCGGGCGGGAGGGGCCGGCCGCGGCCAAGGTGCGTGCCTTTGCGAACGAACTGGCCAAGGGCATCAAGCCGGTGACGGTCCGTCTGGTGGACGAGCGGATGACCACGGTCACCGCCGCCCAGGGCCTGCGCGCCTCCGGGCGGAACGCGAAGAAGGGCAGGTCGGTCATCGACCAGGCCGCCGCTGTGGTCATCCTTCAGAACGCTCTTGAGACCGAACGGGTATCAGGTAATCCGCCTGGTGAGTGCGTCGAAGTGGTTGTCTGA